Below is a genomic region from Pseudomonas extremaustralis.
GTCGTCGGGCATGCTCGGACGGTGGGCTTTATATTCGGCGTACATTTCATCGCGAAAAGTCCCACCCTTGGCGTCGAACACCACCGCGAACGGGCTGTCCGGGTACTGCTTGCGCAGGCTTTTGAGCATGTTCAACACGCCCTTGACCGCACCCGTCGGCAAGCCTTTGGAAGTGGTCAGCGGTGGCAGCGCGTGAAAGGCGCGGTACAGATAAGAAGAACCGTCCACCAGGACGAGGGGTGCTTGGCTCATGAGCAGGATCAACCTTTTCGGCGGGTCTGGCGCTAGAATAGCCGGACCATTGAAAACAAAGGGACAAGGTTATCATGCGTACACTTAATCGCCTGCTGTTGACCGGCCTGATCGCACTCGCTCCGATGGCTGCCATCGCGGCGGACAGTGCCCCATCGGGTGATCCGGAAGTTACCATTCGCACGGAAGGCGACAGAACCATTCAGGAGTACCGCCAAAATGGTTTCCTGTATGCGATCAAAATTACGAAGAAAGGCTTTCCACCGTATTTCCTGGTGCGCGCGGACGGAACCGATGCGAACTTCATCCGCTCTGACCAGCCGGATATGCTGATCCCGTCATGGAAGATCTTCGAATGGAAATGATTTCTTAACTTCAATTGGCGCCGCGCATCGCGGCGCCCGTACCTGGCAGTTTTAACCATGTCTGTGTTCACCCCCCTGGCTCGGCCCGAGCTGGAAACCTTTCTCGCCCCTTATGGCCTCGGCCGCCTGCTTGACTTCCAGGGGATTGCCGCCGGTAGTGAAAACACCAATTTCTTCATCAGCCTGGAGCAGGGCGAGTTCGTCCTGACCCTGGTTGAGCGCGGCCCGGTCGCGGAAATGCCGTTCTTCATCGAACTGCTCGACGTGCTCCACGACGCCGACCTGCCGGTACCTTACGCCTTGCGCACCACCGATGGCGTGGCCTTGCGTACACTGGCGGGCAAGCCGGCGCTGTTGCAACCGCGCCTGGCCGGCAAGCACATCAAGGACGCCAACGCGCAGCATTGTGCTCAGGTCGGTGAACTGCTTGGCCATCTGCACCTGGCGACTCAAGGCGAGAAGGTGCTGGAGCGCAAGACCGACCGCGGGCTCGATTGGATGCTCAGCGAAGGTGCGCAGTTGATTTCGCACTTGAACGACACCCAGCAACACCTGTTGCAAGACGCATTGACGGAAATCGAAGCCCAAAAGGCTGACATCCTCGCCCTGCCACGCGCCAACGTTCACGCCGACCTGTTCCGCGACAACGCGATGTTCGAAGGCACCCACCTGACCGGCCTGATCGACTTCTATAACGCCTGCTCGGGACCGATGCTGTACGACGTGGCGATTGCGCTGAACGACTGGTGCTCGGATGCCGATGGCATGATCGACGCGCCACGCGCCCGCGCACTGCTGGGCGCCTACGCGGGCCTGCGGCCGTTCACGGCCAAGGAAGCCGAGCTGTGGCCGACGATGTTGCGCGTGGCGTGCGTGCGGTTCTGGCTGTCACGCCTGATCGCGGCGGAATCGTTCGCCGGGCAGGATGTGTTGATCCACGATCCGGCCGAGTTCGAACACCGGCTCGCGCAACGACAGCAGGTCGCCGTCCACCTGCCGTTCGCCCTC
It encodes:
- a CDS encoding homoserine kinase, translating into MSVFTPLARPELETFLAPYGLGRLLDFQGIAAGSENTNFFISLEQGEFVLTLVERGPVAEMPFFIELLDVLHDADLPVPYALRTTDGVALRTLAGKPALLQPRLAGKHIKDANAQHCAQVGELLGHLHLATQGEKVLERKTDRGLDWMLSEGAQLISHLNDTQQHLLQDALTEIEAQKADILALPRANVHADLFRDNAMFEGTHLTGLIDFYNACSGPMLYDVAIALNDWCSDADGMIDAPRARALLGAYAGLRPFTAKEAELWPTMLRVACVRFWLSRLIAAESFAGQDVLIHDPAEFEHRLAQRQQVAVHLPFAL
- a CDS encoding DUF2782 domain-containing protein, whose translation is MRTLNRLLLTGLIALAPMAAIAADSAPSGDPEVTIRTEGDRTIQEYRQNGFLYAIKITKKGFPPYFLVRADGTDANFIRSDQPDMLIPSWKIFEWK